AGGCGCTTCCTGGCCTTTTCGATCTCGTGGATGTTGCGGCCACCTTCGCCAATCTGGTCGAGCAGGTCCTTAACTTCGTCAGCGAGGTTCTTGTTCTCGCGGCGGACAGCCTCGAGCTGTTCCTGGCCTTCCTCGTAGGCACCCTTGAGACGGAACAATTCGGTGGAGTAGTTGCGGCATTCCTTCTGGCTGGCGTCGAGCTCGGCGGCGAGGTCGTCGACCTTGAGCTTCCATTCTCCAATGATCTTGTCGAAGGCCTTCTGCTTCTTCTCGGCAGCGTTGGCGATGGCGGTGGCACGGTCGACCTCGAGCTGCAGGTCCTCGACCTCGGTGGCGAGGCGCTGCTTGGTCTTCTCGAGGGCAACGACCTTCTGGTTGAGGGACTCAATGGTCTCCTCGGCCTCGGCGAGGCGGGCCTGGAGCTTGCGCTTGGCCTCCTCGAGCTCCTCGGAGCGGGCAACACCCTCGGACTCGTACTTGGAGCGCCAGATCTGGCCCTCGGCGTTGGCCTTGGAAAGCTGGCGCTGAAGATCAGCCTTGCCCTCGGCCTCCTCCTCGACCTGTTCGCGGATGTTGTCCAGGTCGTGCTCGAGGTTGCGGAACTTGCCCAGAAGGGTGGCGCGTTCCTGTTAACAAGAAAACACATTAATTAGCTTCTATGTCGGTAAGCCTTGTTAAGTGCATCATTAGACCAAGTAAGTCTCAGCTTGATACTAAAACGCACCAATATGGCAATATCTAACAATGTGTCGTTTGAGTTATCTTTGTTGTTGTTTTCTTTTAGATGAACCATGTTATATTGTATACTAACCCTGGCCTCCTCGTCGGCGAGCCTCTTGGTATCCTCCAGCTGAGTGGTGAGCGACACCTTGATCTTGGACAGCTGCGACACCTGGGACTCGGCCTCCTCCAGTTGGCGGAGCAGGTCTGAGTTCTCGATGGACATCTTCTTCTTGGCGGCATCCAGGTCGTTGAGGGTGCGGTTGGCCTCGTCAGCCTTGTTTTGGACTTCGTTGAGCTGGTGCTGGAGCTGCTTGGCGATCTTCTCCTGGGCAGCCTAttaggaaataaataattgttagaCGAAGGTATTTTCACGGTTTAGTTGAAAGTTTAATGGTTTGaattcttttaatatttaaattttggtGATGCAGGCTGATATTCGTTTTAGCGTGTATTTAACAGATCATGACTGTGTTAAAAACAAacggtattatttattatgagaaGAAAAATATTGCAGAGAAATATTgaattatacatacataggttggtgcaaatgtttacatttataaaacttCTGATACATTGTTACGGTAAGCACCACGACTATTTTTaacttacataatattaggcacattatatgttatttaattatattattcaatAATTAGTTGTTGaaaggttttatttaatgttactaATGTTAGAAGATAATTAGAATAGGGATTAATCAGTTTAAAAATCattcaaaaaagttttttacattttagctGTAGTTTAGTTTCACGTTACAGCGCTCATAGCTTTTTTGCGTTTAGTAAAACTATATTAGGTATGTTAAATTGGGCGTGTGTAGTGTCTGGTCCCAAGCACACAAGTTGTTTAAGTTCTTATATACAGCTACTATCCTAGGATAAGCATTATAAGGGCTGTATAAATCTTTATAAAGCTCTTGTGCGACTTGGGTTGCAACTCCATCTAACTGGCGAAAGCGAAGCGAAGTCCTGCTGATGCCAAAACAATTTATACCTTTTCGTTGGACACGTGGTCGAGACCAGCGCGGAGGTCATTGACTTCGCTAAAGTACTGAGAACGTTCCTTCTCAGCCCTGGATGGATTAGAAACACGATTAATATCACCTAATTGGTATGTGTTTGTGTTGTGGGCATTGAGTGGGCCGTGGTTCTTTCACGTTTAGGGAACATGCGGGGGAACTCGGTACACATGCCTCGTGGATGACATGTTACCTTTTCACGGGCCACCTGATCGACGGCAGCGCGTGTGTTGTTTAGCTCCGAGTAGCAAGACGCGCGGTCATGATCAGCCCTGAATTAGCAGTACAATTGAGTATCCCAAGCTTTCAAGTCCCAGTTCAAATTTAAAGGTTCAATACAAAATTACATTTCCTTTGCATATTAAAAGtgtatttataaacattatGCTGATGTTTATAAGATTTGCCACGTAGGAGTGCTATAAATATTCAGCATCGAGTGCCTCTTGctgtaactatttttatttcgcCAATTgcgtttacttatttttacgaTCTATGAAATCAGGATATTTGATTATAAAAAAAGcacgtacatacatacttagctTACAATAATCTAGAGCATAAAAATTGTGTTTTCATTGCTCTAGTAGAAAAGGATATAATATAACGTATAATACTCACTTGGCCTTGAGCTTGTTGAGCTGGTCGAGCTGCTCACCCATCTCGGCGACGGAATCGTTGTGCTTCTTGCGCAGGTTGGCGAGGGTGGACTCGTGCTGGATGTTGGCCTCCTCCAGGTCGCGGCGCAGCTTGCTGAGTTCAGCCTCGCGCTTCTTGTTAAGCTCGATCTGGGCAGAGGTAGCACCACCGGCCTCCTCAAGGCGCTCGCCGAGCTCCTCGAGTTCACGAGCGAGGTCAGCGCGCTGCTTCTCAGCCTTGGCGCGAGCCTGGCGCTCAGACTCGACTTCCTCCTCGAGCTCCTCGATGCGAGCCTGCAGTTCCTTGATCTGCTTCTGCAGCTTGCTGACAAGGGACTGTTCATCCTCGAGCTTAGCGGTCAGGGAGGAGATCTCCTTGTCCTTGCGCTGGATGGTCTGCTCCAGCTCCTTCTTGTTGCGTTCGAGGTCGGCGACGGCTTCCTGGGTCAGCTTGAGGTCGCCCTCAACCTTCCTCCTCTGCTTCTCAACATCACCGCGCAGCTTCTTCTCGCGCTCCAGAGAGTCCTCCAGCTCGTCGAGAGTCTGCTCGAGCTTCTGCTTGACCTTGTTGAGGTGGTTGACCTTATCCTCGGCGGCCTGGAGTTCCTCACCAGTCTTCTGGTTGGACTCGCCCTGCATCTTCTTCTCCTTGTTGAGCTTGTTGATGAGCTCATCTTGGTGGGCGATCTCATCGTTCAAGTTGCGGATCTGGTGGTCCTTGGTGGCCTTGTCCTGCTCGGATTTCTGGACGGCCAGCTCGAGATCCTCGACGTCCTTCTTGAGGCCAGAGACCTCCTGTTCCAACTTCTTCTTGTTCTGGAACAGCTGGTTGCGGGCGTCCTCCTCCTGGGTCAGGCGGTCCTGGGTGTCCTACGGTCACAACAGCTCGAATCAGTATACGGTATTCAGTATTCAAGTATATAAAACTAGGCATCGAAAAAATAAACAGTTGGCTTTTAATTGCTTTCGCAATTCCTCTAAACACGTCTGGCTTCTGTCTATCGGCAAATAATAGCAATTAATGATTTGCAATAAAATCGTGCAACCCGCAGACgtgcaatttatttttaactcttCAAGCTGCTTTTAGTGTAAACATAACGGTGTTTATTTAAAGAAATACTCTAGCAAACGAAGCATTGCTTTGCAACAGTGTTACGGCTACATATTTGGCTTGTAACGGGATGTCTTCTAAGTAACTAATGTCCGGTATGTTTACTCGCCGCAGGAATCTCAGCtaattaattaaactaattaggtacattatttatttagcgCCAGAGTATTCGCGACCCAAATTGCTCATTGCTATTTCAAGATGACGCATCATTACCgggataaaaaatatgttacaaaTTTTACGATTATTATCCGCCTGGATATGCCACATGTTAATAACTGAAGGGTATAAGGAGGAATTTAGCAAGCCACTAGTAGATGATGGTTCACAACTTTTTTTGCACTATCGTTTGAGGTACCAAAACAATTTACGACTATGTATGAAGATTTTCTGTTTCTCTCTTGAcgattcataataataaaagtagattcattatcacaaaagtgactacatgatttttttttattactataccTACTCTTAATTATGGggcttaaaattattattttactaagttTTGCTAATTCGACTATTATGACTAATATGCCTTGTTTCTATACTTTCTATTATGACGCTGTGAAGTTTTCATTTTTCTAGAGGATATCaatataaatagtttttattattgtttgagTAATGTACATGATCTGTGCTATACTATCacataactaataaataattaacacttaCCCTAAGCTGGGACTCCATGTCGGACTTCTGGGCCTGGAGCTTGGCGGCGCGCTCCTGGACTTCGGACAGCGAGCCCTTCTCGCCCTCGAGCGAGCCGAGCAGAGCGGTCTTCTCCTCCAGCAGCTTGGCGTTGAGGACCTCCAACTCCTTGCGAAGTTTCTCCTCCTTCTCCAGAGCCTCGATCGCCTTGTTGGCCTTCTCTTCCAGTTTCTGCAATTCAACCACACTTTTATCCACACCATCCCATTCCGAAACGTGTATCGttgccattttatttaattttattgatcaCATCAATTGATTGGATAGGGAATGTCGGTTCGTTCGTTAGGGGAGTTAGGCGCGCGCCCAGCCGACCGCTCGACTGAACGGGGCGCTGGAGTTTTCCAGCGGGCGATAGCCGCCCACGCGCATGATTACTTAGCTAGGTGAGTGGGGCGATAGGGGGGGATTCCAGAAATGGCTGCGGCAGGTGCGGTGTCACGTAACCGGCAGGTGGGTGCGGTTAGCTATTTACGTGCTTGATTCACGCCgctaaatttgattatttattggGTCAGAGTGCTCCATCATATTAATGCGTTGAGTGATGCTTACCGCGATCTCATCCTCGATGCGGCTGACGTTGAGGAGGGGCTTGACCTTCTGCCACAACTTCCACCAGGGCCAGGTACGGAGTTGCAGGTACTTGCGCAAGTTGCGCTGGACAACTTGGAGGGCGACCCTAGTGGTAGAAAACTTAACTTAGCATATCTTtatgaataatataatttaatttacataatGAAGTCGGATATTTGCAATTATGATATAACTAAGGTTGAAGGTAAGGTAAGGCTTTatgaaggttgactggtagagaatgcctcatagcattaagtccgccttttgtgcgattgtattttcttttgtgcaataaagattaaataaataatttaataacaaaatttcaaaagatAATAActaagaaaaaacattttaaaaaaatattaaagatttGGAATGCCAAATATCGATTTCATTACTATACCTAATTGAATTTAATATATGTAACTGTCCAGAATAaataagtgttattttatttcaggtaatGATCCCGCTTTAGTAAAAGTAACAGTGTAAGTGTGCGATGTTATTAAAGAAACTGTATAAGGTAAGATATCATACCTCTGTTCCTGCAGCTTCTTGTACTCCTTGCGGGACAGGTAACCGCGAATGTAGGCCTGGAGCCAAGACACAATCTTGGACAGCCTATCGTCACGCATCTCTTCCATCTGACCCAGGACACCAGCGCGGAAGAACACCTGGATATATAGCTAAGTCAGAACAAATCCAGACGCCCGACTTGTAGAGTTAGTAACTGGTAACATctagttttaatatatttaaaactatttctacacattatttgTGTCAGAAATAtgaacataatatttttaaatgatatatTTTTCTACATCTAATGTTAGTGGGGAATTTGCGTGAGTAATCTCGAAAAAAAACGGAGACTTTTTGAAGCGGCATGACATGGAAACATAAAAAATCGACACATAGACAACACGAGGTACAGACGATACAGACAGTAAAAGAATAAGAGGAGTTAATATCGGAATGTGTATGTGTATCCGTTACTCATGTACTACGTCTACCTTTGTTTTTCCAAGTCTGAAAGATTCCGAGTCCAAACCGGTTGTCTCGAGAATTTTCTCGGCGGCTTTCTCTGGCGACATTCCGTCTTTGACCAACCCCGGGCACAGAATTTTGTATCTGCGTTTGAGGagcatacaaaaatataacagtgtgtgtgtatgtatgtgtatgtacagGTAGAAAGGATAGGGGAAAATCCAAACAGGAGCCTTGTCACTTGGGCCCTTTGAAGCGGCTTAGTCTACTGGACAAATTACTGTACCAATTGTAAATGGTGGTCGTAATTTGCCTGAAGTATTGATAACTTGCAATTGGCTTTCTCACAGCTAACTACGCAACCGAATGAACATGCCTTGGTGTGACCGAGACGGTACGATTCGACATCCAAGCCTGTGGCGTCCAGGATGACTTGGGCGATCTTCTTAGGATCGGTTTCCTTGTCCACAGCTTGAGGGGCCAGGATCTTGTAACTACATTATCAAAATATTTCCACACAATGAGGGAGAGTCACAATAAATAGTTCTAAAGACGTGCTAGGCACATAAGGAGAGGGTGGAACAAAATGTGGGACATACTGTAAAAAACATTGATATGTTAACCACACTGCATACGATTAGGGGTATGGACTGCAATTAAGATTAATAACATGTATCCCAGGAACCTTCTATGACATAATGACCTAGAAATAACAATGGGTCAACAAAAAGGGTTCAACATTAACTCTATTCTTTAGAGTTTAACAATTTCTACTTCTCCATGCTAAAACCATTCTGGACCCCATTATAATTCTTGCCTTGGTGTGACCGATACGATAGCTCTCAGGGTCGAGTTCGACAGACTCCAGACACTTCCTAGCTGCTTCTTTAGGATCTTTTTCGTTGGTCATGATGGCTGGCGCCAGAATCATGTAACTGTTTGTCGAACatcaattatttaataaatagagTCCCTCCAACTACTCTGTATGTGACAcgtcattaaaataatttgtcGTTATATAAAACAGCTTATTAATAATCTATGATATTTCAGCAAGTGTTACTCATAGCTATGAACTATGTAAATTTGACTGATGATGTCAGCAAGTCAGCGGTAAAACCAGAATAGTTGCTCCAGAAAATACCAGcgctaaaaaaaagttttgactaaccacatataaaaataaacataacccTCTATAATCAaaacagagacataaaataCTAAAGTTATAGTTGTAATTTGAATTCTTGAATTATTTTTGATATTGATGTTGGGATCTTACCGGAGCTTGAAGTCAGGGTAGACCATCCTGTTGGGGAAACCTTTACGGCAAATACGGATGCCTTCCAACACACCGTTACAGGTCAGCTGGTGCATGACAAGGTGGGAGTCGATGAGACCTGGCGAGCGAATACACGCACACGGATAAGAGGAAATTACAGAAAATAGAAAGCCTTCGCTATTAAtgtgtattaattaatttaaaaaaacaggtATGTAGATTTTAAaccaattacttatttttttacttatccTTATAGTTGTAATAGAGTAGAGATAGAAAAGTCTCAATTTACTTTACTAAAGACaaatagtaaaattttaaaacgagtGAAAGGGAAAAGAAGATAAAGTGATATTGGTCACTTTACTAACACAAATATATTTAGCACAATTATTACTCACCAGGCTGTTTCAACTCGTTGGGGATGATACAACGTACGAAGTGAGGTTGGGTGGACCTCAGAGTTGTCATCAGGTTGTTAAGTTGTTCCTGTATGGATTAACAAAATTAGTATGCACAATTGTGATTTTGTATAGTATTTACAACAGCATTTTTCATGTTTGTCTAAATCCAATACAACTGATTATTTACCCAGAACATTTCTTAGTTTTGTCTAATAGAAATGTCTGCAAACAACATAAAAAGCGACACTCGATGATACATGAATATTGACGTAGATTTGACATGTAATGACGTGACGATGTgaataaacacacacacacacaaaactaaagttatgaTTCCTAATAAACACACACTAACACACAAAGCTATTAGACCCAGCAGCGTCGTACAGTACGTTCCTGGGGACGTTATGCGCTGTGCGTGTAATTTTTCCACAGTGCATTGATCTACACTATAACACCATAGTGCATGTAAAATATTACAACCTCTAAAAACATAAAACAGGTAATTTTCATGTTACCTTTAATATTACGTCTATGAAATGTTACTACCACAATTTTCAAAAACAATGTAGAATATATGAAGCTACATCAATATAAACCAAAAATCAATCTTTAATATAAACTTAAGAACCTTGTACGCGGAGGAGACAGTAGCAAAACCACCACCCTTCTTACCGCGACCGCCTATGAACGTACATTATAAACAAGCATAGATTAGTACCAAGACGATCACAAGGCAACATGACGGGACAATACTCGATGGCTAAACATAGACTATCGGCGACATGAGCTGTGCTGTAAAACATATAGTAGAGTggccgaacaggctttaggttacttttcgctcatgtcgtcttgGACataggtatatttggtatcagtacattcagtatgatgtcctgaacacaaataaatatttgatgacatatatatatttggtGGGGGTCCACTGCTTTCGCGCTTGACATCGCCAGTTTTTGAGACATTTGGTACcacacatggtatgtttaaaaaaaaagtaaaaaaaaatatactgccgactttatgacatCACAGCAACTACcgccaccactttcgcgcttgtcatctcatatatttgtgttcaggacaccATACTGAATGCACtaataccaaatatacccatgtccgagacgacatgagcgaaaatcgttttctagaagacttctagacaaaaAACCGACCCTCTAATATTATGTTGACATTGACAAGGTAATGTGAAAGCGTGGAAGACTGACCCTAATTACCACTAAGTTGTAATCAGTAGATTCAGTAGTAGTAACAAGGGTTAATCTTAGGCATGATAGACGATACTGAAGCTACGCCGAAGGCAGTGAAGCAAATCCCTTTCAATGAATGTAAGTTTACCCTGTAGAGCGATGATACAGTCTGGAAGGCAGAACCCTTAGCACGCTTGCCTCCAGCGCCTTAAGTTGAAAAGTGACATGAGAAATAAACATTAATATGTCTTTGTAGACAATGATGCAAGTACATTCAATAGAATGATAGTGTGTAATTATCCTCTTTGCTAGGTCTTCTAGATTAGAAATAAACACAATGTGTGTTTATTTCTAATCTATTCGACGAAGCAACTcggataataaaattgtaatagaacTTCACTTatggtaagttcgtttaatcattAAGTATAATGAAATAATCCAAGATCACTGAAGTATTGATGTGATTTTGGTAAGTGACATTTGGGTTTTATATCACCCGTCTTGTGGTGTGTGATGATATTATATGTTCACAGAAGGTATGAATACAGCTCATGGTACCTGGTCACCTGTTTTCGTAGAGATCAAAATTGCTATAGGGGCTTATCGAAATCAGTAttaaaaattatcatttaaaaaatcaatTGAATCCTTATCTGAGTAAAAGTTATTGATACGTACCCTTGCCGCCACCGGCATCAGCACCACCGGACTGACCAGGATGGTCAGCGAAGATCTCAATCAACAGTTTGTTGGTGCCCTTCTTGAACTGGTCTACGACAGTGTCGTTAAGGGGGTCCTTGTTCTTCTCAAGCCAGCCTGAGATGTTGTAACCGACCTGTTTAAGGAGGGTGGGTGAATTAAGGTGGTGGGTAGTGAATGACTGAGTGAACTAATTTAGATACCAACATTAGCAATCATTTTATTTGCTAGATTTTCAAAAAGGATATAATTCAAAGGGAAGCTTACTTTCATTCTGTTGTTTAAGTAAAGAAAATGTTTATGAACCAAATATCAGCTCAATATAATTAAAAGTGAAGTGAAATGATCGTTGGTATTGTTGATGATAAAGATACTTACGTTGCCGGCATAATGGCCAATGGCGAAGTGGGCAGCCTGGCAGCCGGGCTTGGGAGGCTTGGGCTTCAGGAACGGAGGCGACTTGCCCAAGTGGTTGTTATTCAACTTCTCAACGAAGGTCTGATCGGTAGCTTTCGGGAACATAGATTCTTCCTCAAGGATGGAGAGGATACCCATGGGCTGGAAACGGACCGATGGCGTTAGAACACGAAGTACGGCTTGCTTATCTTCTGAAAATGCTACTTATGCCAAGTGTAGTTACTTTACGACTAAAATTGTATCATGAAATGTAAATTTTGATAGGACAAGCTATAATTATGTTCTTGGAGAGGAAATTTAAATACGAGTAGCTGTTGTTTCATCAAGATAAAGTCGATAATAAAATTCAagtgaataataaaaatgaggcaaaaggtacaaatttaatttaattataaatctgtaacaaaggaaaaaaaattaaaagagaaaTAAAGGTTTTAAATACTACTTTTGTGTAAAAGGGGGTTCTAGCGtgtatatttttgttaagcGTTATCGGTTAAGCGGCATGCATTCGTAGTTGTGTGCTTTTTTCTAATAgtgagtgtaattttattagctATATAACTTTGTACTGTATCTATAAAATAGTGCTTCTTTTTCCATAGCTTCACATATTTTTAGtgtctttttttattaaacttgaTTGCTGACTTTTTAGTTGTTAAAAATACTGGTATTACTGGTGCAGTTAATATAGCTAATtagcttaaaaaatatatgcttATTAACGGATTAGACTGATATTGTAGTTTTGCAAGTGTTCTATCGGCGGTGTGGGTACAGACCGTGATAAATATATCATAATgatcaatatttaataatatccaATAACACAGCAGCTAGTAAGGTGATTCaagaaatcaaagttttaattttatttactcaCCTCATTATTTTCATcctacctactaaaataataattagtaattaatttgaGAATTGTTTAATAACATTTAGTGGTCGCTACCACCAGTACCACCggtcaacttttttttttaatacgtactGCGATGTGGGATTATGGTTTGCTTTTATTATGTTCCATGataatatttatctattataatagtttatgtgactgctatatAATAAAAGGCGTAATTTACGATAATATCGCCTTCgtttaatttcatacattttgaaatgtCGGTAGCTATCCCTAAATatcaattcaaaaataaaataaaaaaatctagacTGTTTTCTAATACAATACATCCGTTTTAGAGGTTGagagtataaaaaataataataataataataacagcaaacttctccaaagggactctacgtgttggatgtgtatccccacgcacgcctatcaaatgaccgggatgtatatacccgtgagtttatacgagatacaaataataaaaatatcgtcTTTCTTTGATTTCACAAATTTTCATATGTCAGTAGCGACCCctaaatatcaatttaaaaatttataaaaaaaatagtgttttCTAATGCAAAAGATCATTTATAGAGATCATAGGtgagagtaaaaaaataaacatatatatttttttttcagtacaaGTTTAAATCAGCCTAACAGCTAGCCAGCATTCCTCACAGGCAGCAGATTCTATAGGGGTTGTTAGAGATTGTGAATACAGTATTATAGAATATGTCGATCATTTGATACAATAAAACAGCGTGTAAAGATTCGCAAGGATGCTGCTTTCATTAAAAATGCTTTTAGCCTCGATTGCTGAAAAGGATCGTGTGCGCAAAGCATTTGTTTATACCGCGGAGCAAGGGATCAGCCAGAGATGTACTTGCGGGAGACGTTTTCAGCCCCAAGCGTCGTCTAATCGCGCCTATCGTAAGCTATACTGGATTCTAATACCTTTTCTATTAAGTCTATAGTCGCTTGAAGATCCATACCAAAATCTATGAAGGTCCATTGGATCCCTTCACGTTCATACTCTTCTTGCTCTAACACGAACATGAAATGGTTAAAGTATTGTtgtaatttttcgttcgtaaaATTAACGCATAGCTGATTAAACCCGTTCATCTGGATCGTGATACAtggaaaaaataattgtatCTGTTAAACAACTAACATTGTTTGTGTGGAAACGATGGCCGTTGGTgtgagaaaatattaaaaataaaaacaaagaacaCAGATAACACAGAACACATATAACACGTTGCATTGGTGGGTAGCTCGAATGAAGTAACGAatggaattaaattttaagtaaaaGTTCTATGGCTACTTCTTTCGGGCACCCTGTGGCATGAGGCAAGCTCTTGTTGTTGCGTTTT
The window above is part of the Cydia strobilella chromosome 12, ilCydStro3.1, whole genome shotgun sequence genome. Proteins encoded here:
- the LOC134746024 gene encoding myosin heavy chain, muscle isoform X19 → MPKPIVQEGDDPDPTPYLFVSLEQKRIDQSKPYDGKKACWVPDEKEGFLQGEIKATKGDLVTVGLPGGETKDFKKDLVGQVNPPKYEKCEDMSNLTYLNDASVLYNLKQRYYHKLIYTYSGLFCVAINPYKRFPVYTTRCARLYRGKRRSEVPPHIFAISDGAYVNMLTNHENQSMLITGESGAGKTENTKKVIAYFATVGASQKKDPNQEKKGSLEDQVVQTNPVLEAFGNAKTVRNDNSSRFGKFIRIHFGPSGKLAGADIETYLLEKARVISQQALERSYHIFYQMMSGSVDGLKSKCILSNNVNDYHIVAQGKTVIPGVDDGEEMRLTDQAFDILGFTQEEKDNVYKITAAVMHMGGMKFKQRGREEQAEADGMEEGERVAKLLGVDCQDLYKNLLKPRIKVGNEFVTQGRNKDQVTNSVGALCKGVFDRLFKWLVKKCNETLDTKQKRQHFIGVLDIAGFEIFDFNGFEQLCINFTNEKLQQFFNHHMFVLEQEEYKKEGINWAFIDFGMDLLACIDLIEKPMGILSILEEESMFPKATDQTFVEKLNNNHLGKSPPFLKPKPPKPGCQAAHFAIGHYAGNVGYNISGWLEKNKDPLNDTVVDQFKKGTNKLLIEIFADHPGQSGGADAGGGKGGRGKKGGGFATVSSAYKEQLNNLMTTLRSTQPHFVRCIIPNELKQPGLIDSHLVMHQLTCNGVLEGIRICRKGFPNRMVYPDFKLRYMILAPAIMTNEKDPKEAARKCLESVELDPESYRIGHTKVFFRAGVLGQMEEMRDDRLSKIVSWLQAYIRGYLSRKEYKKLQEQRVALQVVQRNLRKYLQLRTWPWWKLWQKVKPLLNVSRIEDEIAKLEEKANKAIEALEKEEKLRKELEVLNAKLLEEKTALLGSLEGEKGSLSEVQERAAKLQAQKSDMESQLRDTQDRLTQEEDARNQLFQNKKKLEQEVSGLKKDVEDLELAVQKSEQDKATKDHQIRNLNDEIAHQDELINKLNKEKKMQGESNQKTGEELQAAEDKVNHLNKVKQKLEQTLDELEDSLEREKKLRGDVEKQRRKVEGDLKLTQEAVADLERNKKELEQTIQRKDKEISSLTAKLEDEQSLVSKLQKQIKELQARIEELEEEVESERQARAKAEKQRADLARELEELGERLEEAGGATSAQIELNKKREAELSKLRRDLEEANIQHESTLANLRKKHNDSVAEMGEQLDQLNKLKAKAEKERSQYFSEVNDLRAGLDHVSNEKAAQEKIAKQLQHQLNEVQNKADEANRTLNDLDAAKKKMSIENSDLLRQLEEAESQVSQLSKIKVSLTTQLEDTKRLADEEARERATLLGKFRNLEHDLDNIREQVEEEAEGKADLQRQLSKANAEGQIWRSKYESEGVARSEELEEAKRKLQARLAEAEETIESLNQKVVALEKTKQRLATEVEDLQLEVDRATAIANAAEKKQKAFDKIIGEWKLKVDDLAAELDASQKECRNYSTELFRLKGAYEEGQEQLEAVRRENKNLADEVKDLLDQIGEGGRNIHEIEKARKRLEAEKDELQAALEEAESALEQEENKVLRAQLELSQVRQEIDRRIQEKEEEFENTRKNHQRALDSMQASLEAEAKGKAEALRMKKKLEADINELEIALDHANKANAEAQKNIKRYQAQIKDLQTALEEEQRARDDAREQLGISERRANALQNELEESRTLLEQADRARRQAEQELGDAHEQLNELSAQSASLSAAKRKLESELQTLHADLDELLNEAKNSEEKAKKAMVDAARLADELRAEQEHAQTQEKLRKALEQQIKELQVRLDEAEANALKGGKKAIQKLEQRVRELENELDGEQRRHADAQKNLRKSERRIKELTFQAEEDRKNHERMQDLVDKLQQKIKTYKRQIEEAEEIAALNLAKFRKAQQELEEAEERADLAEQAISKFRGKGRAGSAARGVSPAPQRPRPAFDGFGTFPPRFDLANDDF